The nucleotide sequence GCGGTGTGCAGCGGAATGGGCGCGATGGCGTCGAGCCCGACCAGCGCGCTCTGCAGCCGCGGCCACGCGAGCGCGACCAGCGGCCCGGCGAGGAACGGACGGTCCTGGTACTTGAAGCGCGGGATGGCCTCGCTCATCGCGCCCTCGAAGCCGAAGGCGACCTGCACCCGCGAGAAGGGCGGCGGATCCCGTCGACACCGCGCGCAGGTCTCATCCGGCCCCGACACCGGCTCGGCGCAGCGGGGACAGGCGGGCTCGGGAGCGTCGAGGAGCGTGGCCTGACAGGTCTCGCAGAGCGGCGCCGAGTCGGGCAAGAGCGCACCGCAAGCCGCACAGCGCGGCGGGAAGAGGACGTCGAGGACGCTCACTTCGGCTTCTCCACCAGCCGCGTGCGAACGTAGAGCACGGTCACGATGGCGTTGAGCACGAAGGACACGGTGACGGCGAAGCATCGGTCGACGCCCTCGGCCATCCACTCGCCCGGCGCGCCGAACAGGTGGGCCACGGGCTTCAGCCCCACCATGAGGACCATCTCCGCGGCGAAGTAGGCGGCCACCATCGCCACCAGCTTCCAAAACATGGGCAGCGCGCGCCGGAAGGAGCGTCGCAACGCCTCGATCGGCCCCTGCCCTCCGAGCACGACCTCGGGCTCGACGAACGCCACCACCGCCCCGAACAGCACCGCGGGCGCGCAGCACAAAGTCATCATCAGGGCCATGCCCACGTTGGTGAGCAGGTTCACCGCCAGCATTCCCGGGTAGCGCTGGAGCGCAGCCGGCACCTGGGCGCCGAGCGGACGCGCCTGACCCCGCGTCGCGTCGTAGAGGTTCACGAACTGGATGCCGTCGATGGCGGCGCCCGGGAATGCCTCGAGCACGCTGATGAGCATCAGCAGCGCCGTGCGCAGCACCATTCCCCGCGCGAAGACGGCCAACGAGCCCGCGCCCGGTCGGAGCGGTTTCACCTCGGGCAGCAGCGCGTGCTCGAGCCACGCGAACCCGAAGTGGATGAGGCAATCGAGCAGGATCACCCCGGCGAGCACGGGCGCCTGCTTCAGCGCCAGGCGCACGCCGTCTCGAACCGCGGGCATGAACGCCAGATTCTCGGGATCGAGCGCGCGCGCCGCGCAATCGGAGCAGACGTTGCCTTCACCCCGGCACAGCTCGCAGCGAAAGCCGCCGCAGCGCGTGCAGGTGAACGCGATCGCTTCGCTCGGGTGGCGCGGGCACACCGCGCCGGGGATGGCCGCGCTGCTCATCGCGACGTCGCTCCATCGGCCGCGCGGATGCGCACGTAGAGCACGGTCTCCAGCGAATAGAGCAGCAGCGTGGGCACCAGGGTGATGAGCGCGTTCGCCAGCGCGCCAATGACCTCGCCCGGTGTGCCCAGGAACTCGAGCACCCGCGAGATCCCGCCGCCCGCGAACGCCGCGCCGAGGATCCCCGCCATGCCGATGCCTTCCACGCCGACCACCAGCCAGAAGCGTCGGGATGCGAGCCGCCACGACTCGACCAGCGCGCCACCCGGCCCCTTTCCACCCAAGCCCGCCGCCGACGCGCTCATCCCGAGCAGCGCGTAGAACGCGATCCCCGGAACGCAGCACAGCACCACGCCCACGCCGGTGGCCAGGCTCCGGGCGAGCATCGACACCAACGTCGCGGGGTAGGCCTTGATGCCGGCCAGCACCTGCGCGCCGAGGCTCTTCTCCTGGCCGCGCGCCGCGTCGCCGAAGATCTGCACCCACCAGCACATGGTGAGCGCGCCCGTGAAGATGGCCACCACCATCAGCCAGCCCAGCGGCTTGAACATGCCGGCGTAGAGTTCGAGCAAGCCGTCGAGGTCGGGGTGCTTGGCGGCGTTCTTGCCGAGGTCGCGGAGCATCGGCTTGTAGACGAGCGTCGTCCAAAGCGCGGTGGCCACCGAGGTCGCGAACTGAATCAGCGACACGGGCGCCAGACGACTCGCGGTCTTCGGCAGGAGCGAGAAGCTCTCGCTCAGGATCGCGCCGGCCGAGATGGGCACGGCGATGTTTCGAGCGGCGCAGGTGGCGCAGATCGTCCCGTCGCCGGCGCGGCAGCGCTCGCAGCCGAAGCTGCCGCACCGCGCGCAGGTGAACGAGAGCGCCTGGTCCGGGTGAACCCCGCAGACCGCGCCGGGAATCGCCGCTGCGTCCATGGGCGCACTCTCCCACGCGACCCCGACTCGAGGCGAGCCGGGCTTTTCGCTGATAAAGAAGAGGAATGGCTCCCTACAAGAAGCACGTCTTCATCTGCACCAACGTGCGCCCACCAGGCAGCCCGCGCGGCTGCTGCGCGGAGAAGGGCTCCGAGGAACTCCGCTCGCTCTTCAAGAAGGGCCTCAAGGCGCGCGGCCTCGCCGGCGACGTCCGCGCCAACGCGGCCGGTTGCCTCGACACCTGCGAGGCCGGGCCGTCGATCGTCGTGTACCCCGAGGGCGTGTGGTACGGCGGCGTGAAGCCCGAGGACGTCGCGGAGATCCTCGACGAGCACCTCGTCAACGGCCGGCCCGTCGAGCGCTTGAAGATGAAGTTCCCCATCGTGAAGAAGGGCGGCGGCGACTGATGGGCCTGGGCGACCGCTTCCGCAAGGTGATGGGCATTCCCGTCAATCCGGATCCCATCGAGCTGCGGCGCACGGCGTTCCGCGAGGCCGCGGCCGATCGCGACGAGGTGGCTTGCCTGGAGAACGCCCTCGCCTTCTCGCAGATCCAGCGCTTCGACGACGCGCTCTCCTGCTTCAAGCAGATGGAGGAGCTCTTTCCGAGCAAGCGCGGCGAGTGGCTGCGCTGGCAGGGCCAGACGCTCTACATCGGCCTCTCCTGGCGCGCCTCGAGCGACGGGGAGCGCGTGGCCTGCTACCGCCGCGCGCTCGCGTGCTACTTCGAGGCCGCGGCGCTCGGCGATCGCAGCCAGGAGCAGAACGTGGTGGAGCTGTGCGAGGCGCTCTCGGCCGAGAAGGACGTGCCGAGCGAAGAGAAGAAGGCCGCCATTCAAAAGTATCTGGCGAGCTTTCCCGAGGGCGAGCTGCGCGAGCGCGCCCAGCGGCTGGATTGAATCGCGCGCTACTGGTTCGGGCCACCGAGGATCGTCGTCAGCGCGCCAGCGGCCACCTGCACGTTGAACTTCGCCACCGGCGTGGCCTGACTTGAGTCGCTGAAATAGGTGACGTCGAGGTTCGGCTCCGCGGGAACGTTGATGGCGAAGAAGTTGCCCGACGCATCTGTCGTGGTGGTGGATGGGCTCGGAAAACCCCCGCTGAAGTAGCTCACGTCGGTGCTGCTGTCGGTGCTGCTCGTGGTCACGGTCGCGCCAGTGATCGCATTGGCGGAGCAATCGACCACGATGCCATCCACGATGCCGTGGGTCGCGACGTCGATGGTGCGGCCCGTCATGAAGACGCCCAGCAAGTTAACGTCGGTCGCGCTCACGGTGGAAACGTCCTGGGTCACGTCTGCGGCGATGGGCGGCAGATACGCAAACGTATCGAGTGCCGCTGAAGACCCAGTGAGGTGGACGTACCCGAAGTACGCCTGACCCATCGTCACGACAGGAAGCGACACAGTGCCCTGCGCGTCGGTCGTGCCCGTCGTGTCACGAGTCGTCGCATCGCAGGAGCTGACTCCCACAGCGCAGAGATCGACCGTCGCGCCAACGATCCTGCTGCCCGCGATAGCGTCCTTGAAATTCAGCGTGAGGTTCGCGACCCCGGCAACCGGCGTGGGAATGAGCTCCTGACCGAGGCACGTCAGATCGGCGGTGCTGCCGGTCGTCGTCGACATGCCCGTCGATCCCGTCGTGCCAGACGAGCTCGAGGCCGCTGCCGTGCTGCCCGCCGACGCGGTGGCGCTGAACGTGGTCGCGGAGCTCGTCGAACCCGTGGAGCTGGTCGAGCTGGTGGCGCTCGTCGAGGTGGCCGTGCTCGTGCCGATCGTGCCCGTCGAGAGGTTCGTTCCGCTCGTGCCAGTGCTCGCGCTGCCCGAGGTGGAGCTCGCGGCGGAGCCGTCGGTGCCGCCGGTCGTGGTCGTGGTCGACGTCAGCGGGTCTTGCACCGGCGCCTGGAAGCAGGCCGACAGGGTGAGCGCCGCCACGATCATCGATGGGCTGACTCGCATGCTCATTCCTCGATTGTACACTTCCCAAAAACGAAACCGGCGAGACAGCCCGAAGGCCATCTCGCCGGCGTCGATTCAGCTCAGCTGCGGATTACTTGTTCGGCGGGCCGATGATGGTGGTCACCGAGCCGGCGGCCACCTGCACCACGTACTCCGCCACGGGCGTGCCGTCGGCGGCGAAGTAGTCGACCGTGAGCTGGGGCTCAGCCGGCGCGTTCACGATGAGGAAGTTGCCCGACGAGTCCGTCGCGGTGGCGCTGGAGCTCGGGAAGCCGCCCGAGAAGTAGTTCACGATGGTGGTCGGGTCGGCGCTGTCGGTGGTCACGGTGGCGCCCGCGAGCGAGTTGAGCGAGCAGTCGATCACGCTGCCGTCCACGATGCCGTGGGTGGTGGTGTCCACGGTCTCGCCGGTGAGGAACGTGCCCGCCAGGCCCACGTCGGTGGCGCTGATGGTGGAGACGTTCTGGCTCAGGTCATTCGCGACGGGCGGCAGGTACACGAACGTGGTGAGCGCCGCGGCGGAGCCGGTGACCTCCACGAAGCCGAAGAACGGGCCGGCCGAGGTGTCCACCGTGAGGGTCACCGAGCCGTTGGCGTCGGTGGTGCCCGTGGTCAAGCGGTTGGTCGCGTCGCACGCCGTGGTGACCGAGAGGTCGCAGACGTTCACGGTCGCGTTGGAGACCTTCGTCCCAGAGATGCCGTCCTTGAAGACGAGCGTCAGGTTCGCGGTGGCGCCGGTCGGCGTGGGGAGCTGCTCCATGTTGGGGAGGCAGCTCAGGTCGCCGGTGGTGCCCGTCGAGCCGCCCGTGGAGCCGGAGCCGGTGCTGCCGCCGGTCGAGCCCGAGGTCGAGCCGTGCGAACCGCTCGAGCCGGTCGAGCCGCTGGTCGAGGCGGCGGTGCTGCCCGAGGTCGAGCCGTGCGAGCCGGACGAGCCCGTCGAGCTGCTCGACGCGGTCGTGGTGGCGCCCGACGAGCCGCTGGTGGTGGTGGTGGCAGCGTTCGACGTGGTGCCCGTCGAACCGGTGGAACCGCTGGACGAGCTGCTCGAACCCGAGCAACCCAGCATCATGAAGGCCGCAACCGCGGCCACGCTCATCGACTTACGCATCTACCCTCCCTGATGTCAGGCGTGATTGCCTATTGGGGACGTGCATCTAAACCTTGAAGGCCGGCCTTCACAACAAGGTTTTGCAGCATCGTCCAGCCCTGGCCACTGGACGAAAACGGAGCGGGTGCCCGTTGCCGGACACCCGCTCCGAACATTAAAAAGTTTCGACCTAAATACTACTTCGAGTCCGTCGCGGGCGCCTTGCCGTCGCCGCCCTGGGTGACGTTGTCGATGGCCTTGTTGGTGGTGTCGTTGGACTTGGCCTTGGCGTCGGCCTTCGCGTCCTTCGCGGCGGCCTTGGCGTCCTTCTGGGCCTCCTTGGCCTGGGCCCTGGCGTCGTTCTTGGCGTCGTTGGCGGAGGCCTTGGCGTCGCTCTTCTGCTTGTTGGCCGCGTCCTTGGCGTCGCCCTTCATCTGGTCGGTGGTCTTCTTGCCGTTCTTGCTCGCGTCGGCCTTGGCCTTGTCGCCCTCGGCCTTGGCCTTGTCGCTGATGCTCTTGGTGGACAGGCCGCCGAAGTCGGCGAACGCGGGGGCAACGAAGGTGGTGAGGCCGGCGGCGATCAAAGCAGCCTTGAGAAGGTTCTTCATGGTTCGAGCTCCTCGGGTGGGATTGAACGCGGCGGAACATACCCGCATCTCCGAGGGGCGCGCCACCGATCGCCGTTGATTTTGAAGGGGCTGGTCACCTGACGCCCCTTCGCGAAATCCCATTCCTCGCCCCGTACCGGAGCGGGACTTCGCTGCCCAATCCTCGGCTTCGTGACGGCTACCGTCGCGCACCGCTTGGCGAACCTGCTCTGACGAGAGCCATCAGAACGTCGCGGTGAGCGTCTCCTTGCCGCCGTCCTCGGGAAACGCGACCGTGGCGTTGAGCGTGCCGTGCATGGTGAAGCCGGTGTCGCTCGTGTCCGTGGTGTCGGTGACCTCGAGGTCGAACGTGTCCGTGTTCAAGTCGGCGCTCGTGTTGGGGATTGCGCCGGCGTCGCTCAGCGCACCGAAGTAGCCCCAGCCGCTGTGCGTGTGGATGCGCGTGTACGACCCGCCCGGGCCGATGACCACGCCGGTGTTGAAGTCGGCGCTGAACGAGAAGTTGGAGAGGCCCGTGGGCAGGCCGGTCTGAATCAAGATCGAGTCGTGGTCGTTGCCGGGCGTACCGTGCTGGCCCACCGCGATGGGGTGGCTGTCCGTGAACGGGTACGGCCCGGTGCCCACGAAGCTGGGCGCGCCGCCGCCGGTGGTCGTACCGGTTCCGCCGGTCGTCGTCCCGCCGGTGGTGGTCCCGCTGCCGGTGGTGCCGCTCGAGCTGCTGCTGCTCCCGCCGCCGCCGGTGCAGCCCGCCAAGACCAGTGCCACCCCGACCATGCAGATGTGCTTGCCCATCGCGCCCCCCGTGGAAAGCGCGAACGTAACCTGGCTTGCGCGCCAACGAGATCGCCCTGATGGGGCTCCGGTGCTCACTTCTTTCGGCGGCTCAGGCCTTCGACGGGGCGCGAGCACGCCCTGGCGAACACGAGGGAACCGAGCGTTCAAGTTTGGAAGTGGAAGGTCAGCGGCACGACCACGCGCGGGTTGGCCTGGGGTGGCGGCTGCAGCGTCGTCGGCCTCGACTGTAGCCCGGCGAGCAAGCCGACGATCCGGCTATCCTGCGGCCATGCGCAAGCTGCTGCCCATCGTTGTCGTGGCCTGCGCGGTCGGATTCGCGTGCAGCGGCTCTGCGCCCGTGAGCCACCCGCCCGCGACCGATGCGGGCGCGCACGATGCGGGGCCGATGGATGCGGGCGAGGCCGACGCCGGTCCCGTCGACGCGGGTCCCCTCGACGCAGGCGAGGTGGATGCCGGTCCGCTCGACGCGGGTCCCATCGACGCTGGCGAAGTCGACGCCGGTCCTCTCGACGCTGGCGAAGTCGACGCCGGTGACGTCGACGCCGGTCCGGTCGACGCCGGCCCACTCGACGCCGGCTCGACCGACGCCGGCTGGGGCACCTGCGCGCTCCCCACGGGCGAGAGCGGCGACTGCCTCGACACCTCGGTCTGCGCGGGCATGAGCGGCTTCCAATCCACGCCGGGCTATTGCCCCGGGCCCGCGAACATCGAGTGCTGCGCGCTCACGCCCAACGTGGCCAACAACCCGCCGGTCCCCTCGGGCTGGCAGCTCATGCCCCAGGCCGACGTCACGCCGGCGATGACCACCTGGGCCGTCGACATCCTCCACGATCCGGTCACCTACCCGATGTTCGCGACCACCACCCAGACCTTCGGCACGCAGCTGGTGATGGCGCGCGTCGAGTGGCACCCGCCGGATTTCCAGAACAGCGTCGTGCACCGCGGGGTGACGCTCTACATCCCGCTCTAAGCCCAGAAATCGGTTGAGTCGTGCGCGTGCCGATCACCGCACACCGATCACCTGTACCGTTCCCAAGCACTTCGCGTCCGAGCGTGTCCGGGAAAGCCTGTCGCCCGCTCCGTTCCAGCCCCACGGGAATTCAGCCGCGCCTTGGCATTCCCCAGGGCGTGCGCGCGCGGTATATCCGCAGGCTACGGCAGCACGGAGGCACGCATGAGCGGCGGCTGGGGCGTCGAGTTCGAGTTCGTCGAGGGGAACGAGGGCGGCGGGGAGTTCATCTCCTCGGGCGGGCACCTTCCGAAGCTGCAGGGCCTCATCAACAAGGGCGACGTGGACCAGGCCTCGCGCCTCTACGAGGAGACCGGCGGCACCTACGCCCAGGCGCTCCTCGAGGACGCGAAGGTCGGCTCCAACACCACGCGCCGCAACATCGCCGAGGTCTTCCGCCGGGCGCGCGACTTCGCCGCCGCCGCGCGCGTGCTGGAGCAGGTGGGCGACTACGCTGGTGCCGGCGTGCTCTACGAGCAGGCCAACGACTTCCCCGCAGCCGCGCGCTGCCACCGCTCCGCCGGCGACGAGAAGAAGGCCGCGCCTGCGCTCGAGCGCTCCGGCGACTACGAGCCCGCGCTCGAGGCCTACCGACGCGCCGGCGATCTGCCCGCGGCCGCGGAGTGCCTGGTGCGTCTGGGCCGGCTGGTCGAGGCCGCGGGCGTGTACCGCGAGCTGGGCAACGTGCACGCCGAGGTCGAGGTGCT is from Deltaproteobacteria bacterium and encodes:
- a CDS encoding ComF family protein → MSVLDVLFPPRCAACGALLPDSAPLCETCQATLLDAPEPACPRCAEPVSGPDETCARCRRDPPPFSRVQVAFGFEGAMSEAIPRFKYQDRPFLAGPLVALAWPRLQSALVGLDAIAPIPLHTARLRERGFDQALLLAQELATRAKLTLLPELLVRTRATEHQVGARREARAENLRGAFAVASDGRIPKRLALIDDVVTTTATARDAARALRDAGAEEIRVLALARAL
- a CDS encoding (2Fe-2S) ferredoxin domain-containing protein; this encodes MAPYKKHVFICTNVRPPGSPRGCCAEKGSEELRSLFKKGLKARGLAGDVRANAAGCLDTCEAGPSIVVYPEGVWYGGVKPEDVAEILDEHLVNGRPVERLKMKFPIVKKGGGD